Proteins from one bacterium genomic window:
- a CDS encoding NYN domain-containing protein codes for MAVHLIIDGYNLMGVAGGDALDPAGDLETSRELLLRRLRAFKLMRPLRMTVVFDAAGSRVKQESRSGLKVVFAGGQGRADAAILGMVRANPQGVVVATSDRALAESCRQAGAAVVSSKELWSRLKSLEAVGFDGMAPAKDDSDKEHPFKGCSKKKGPSRRLSKKERSQARRLRKV; via the coding sequence TTGGCAGTTCATTTGATAATAGACGGTTATAACCTCATGGGAGTGGCTGGTGGAGACGCCCTGGATCCGGCAGGGGATCTGGAGACCTCAAGAGAACTCTTGCTGAGAAGGCTTAGGGCTTTCAAACTCATGAGGCCACTGAGAATGACCGTGGTCTTCGACGCTGCAGGCTCACGTGTGAAACAGGAGTCCCGGTCAGGGCTGAAGGTGGTCTTTGCCGGAGGTCAGGGGCGGGCCGATGCTGCCATCCTCGGCATGGTCCGGGCCAATCCTCAGGGGGTGGTTGTGGCCACCTCCGATAGGGCCCTGGCAGAATCTTGCCGCCAGGCGGGAGCGGCGGTTGTGAGCTCTAAGGAGCTCTGGAGCCGCCTGAAGAGCTTGGAGGCAGTGGGATTTGATGGCATGGCCCCAGCAAAAGATGACTCGGACAAAGAGCATCCCTTCAAAGGCTGTTCCAAGAAAAAAGGCCCCAGTCGCAGGCTCTCTAAGAAAGAGC
- the hisF gene encoding imidazole glycerol phosphate synthase subunit HisF: MLTKRIIPCLDVRLDEEGRPVVTKGHHYDVRGADGRIRNLGDPVAMARLYDEEGADELIFLDITRTAHGRSPLISIIERVSDQVFMPLTIGGGIRTLDDAHNYFDAGADKVSLGSSAVEIVLNALQGKRASGPNLIEEIARLYGSQACVISIDPVRRYVPFAEQTHHPTVPTLLPGPEGEQYCWFQCSVKGGREFLDVDALTLARLVEQMGAGEILLNSIDRDGTRSGFDIELVRAVAQTVSIPVIASSGAGKPEHFLEVLTQGGADAALAASLFHYGELSIQEVKEYLASHGVAVRM, from the coding sequence ATGCTCACCAAGAGGATCATCCCATGCCTTGATGTGCGGCTGGATGAGGAGGGCCGCCCTGTGGTTACCAAAGGTCACCACTATGACGTCAGGGGTGCTGACGGCAGGATCCGCAACTTGGGTGACCCGGTGGCCATGGCAAGGCTCTACGACGAAGAAGGGGCCGATGAGTTAATTTTTCTGGATATCACCAGGACGGCCCACGGCAGAAGCCCTCTTATTTCCATAATAGAAAGGGTCTCGGATCAGGTTTTCATGCCTCTTACCATAGGAGGGGGCATAAGAACTCTGGATGATGCTCACAATTACTTTGATGCCGGGGCGGATAAGGTGTCCCTTGGGAGCTCGGCCGTGGAGATAGTGTTGAATGCGCTTCAGGGCAAAAGGGCCTCGGGGCCAAACCTCATAGAGGAGATAGCCAGGCTTTACGGTTCCCAGGCGTGTGTGATCTCCATAGATCCGGTTCGCAGATATGTGCCCTTTGCCGAGCAGACCCACCACCCCACGGTGCCTACGCTCCTGCCAGGGCCTGAGGGAGAGCAGTATTGCTGGTTTCAATGTTCCGTGAAGGGGGGTAGAGAATTCCTAGATGTGGATGCCTTGACCCTGGCCCGCCTTGTGGAGCAAATGGGGGCAGGGGAAATCCTTCTCAATTCCATAGATAGGGACGGAACACGCTCGGGCTTCGACATAGAGCTGGTGCGGGCCGTGGCACAAACAGTGTCCATACCTGTGATAGCCTCCAGCGGAGCGGGAAAGCCTGAGCATTTTCTGGAGGTTCTGACCCAGGGAGGGGCAGACGCGGCCTTGGCTGCCAGTCTTTTCCACTATGGGGAGCTGAGCATCCAAGAAGTGAAGGAATATCTGGCTTCCCACGGAGTCGCAGTTAGAATGTAA